In Setaria italica strain Yugu1 chromosome I, Setaria_italica_v2.0, whole genome shotgun sequence, the genomic window TCGCGGTAGAGGTCGGCGTAGCGGCGCAGGTGCTTCTGGCGCGCGCCGAGCCAGCCGAGGAGCACGACCAGCgtggcgccctcgccggcgcccccgccgagcggcgaggcggcggagtcgCCCGGGGGAGGGTCCCACTCGATGAAGGGCTCGGAGTCCGGCGGGAGGAGGTTGAAGGGCAGGGAGCCCGGAGGcgggccggaggaggaggggagggagagagaggccgcggcggaggcggagcaggagaggccggcggcgcggccgcggaaTGGCGCGGGGTGGCCGcgggggaaggagagggaggcggccaCCGGGACGCGCGCGAACGCGGCGCACCGGTGCCCCGCGGCCGtgaccgcggccgcggcgaggaggcggacggaggaggccgccgccatggctgccTGCTGCGGCCTGCGGTGGTGGCGTGAGGAGACAGCGAAGTGGCGGAAGGCGAAGGCGAAGGCGAAGAGAACGAGACGGGTTTATGACGGGGAGAGGACACGGGAGACGGGCCGCGCTCACTGACGAGTTGGGCCCACACGCGCGGAGGTGGGGGCGGGGCGTCAGGTACGGTGGATCCCACGTGGGAAGCGGTTCAGGCACACATGGCCGCAGTTAATTCGCCATCAATAGGCTGATGAGTTGCGAGGCGGCAAGGCTGCATCGGACGGTACAGTACGGGCAGGAGGCGTGGTGGAATAGTGGTCAAATTAAACGGCTAATGCTAGTGCACACTGCTCCCTCCTCTTTTCATAGgaatatttttaaatttgaaaAATTCTTTTTTAATAATCTTATTTTAGTCTAATTACCCATTCTATCTCGGGCCTTATTCTTCTACATGAGATTAGCTACGTGAGTATCTAACTAAAAGTCTGAACCTTGATTAATCGCTTGATCATGAGAAATAGTTAATGGTATACAATAATTAAATGGATAATAAGTAGGATTGTTCTCCTTTATCATTGTACCGAGTTGAAATAagactatcaaaagagaatgaagggagtatcatataaatataaatatattaaAACTGTTACATAACATACGATAGAACCAAAGAATAGTGAGGAAAAACCAATCTAATTCACACGTTTATCAAAATTCATAAAAGTATCATTATTGAATCAAAGACTATAAGAAGGGAAGAACCCATAGCCTTGTTAATCTCTGTTAAGTGTCATAGGTGTGTTTGCGGCGAGCCACACCATGCCATGCCACACCGGTGGCGGCTATACAAAAGTGTCataggtgtgtttggttggctaGCATGATATGGTAACCACAATTTTTCTGTGCAGCGGCTAGTAGTTTTTCCTCATCAGATATGTGATGACAATTTTTAACGCTTTAGTTTTGACGTCGCCGTAGCTTTGGCTCGCAGCTAAACACGCTCCGTATCTTCTTAGCACACCATGAGAAAGTGGTTTTTACCTTATTAAGCCATGGCTAGCCGCCTTGTGGCTTATTGCTGGCCCACTGCCTCATGAACAATCATCGACGGATCTCTTTCGATCGGAGAAGCGAAGTCTTGAGCACGAGGACAATGCAACTTTAGAACGGGGATCGTCCTGTGGAGCTTCGATGTAGTAGAGGGTAGCATGTACTCTTTCCATCatacatcattttgatatttgtagatttatagtttttattatgtatttagatatagtgtatattaGATGAATAACAAAATCTATAAACCTATAAATACTAAAACGACATGCAATTTGTGACGGAGAGAATAGTAGCGTAGCTGCCACCCTTTCTGAAGATCAGACGATGCCGTTTCTCAGGAAGAGAATACATGAGAGAGAGCTTGTGAGAGCGGGAGAGATTAACAAAGGAGAAGGTAGGACCGAAAGAGAGATGGATTCATGGATATAGTGCTTAGGCAAAGAATTTCTGAAATCTAATTGGATGAACCTTAATACCATTCTTTACCTTTTTATATTCCGACATTCCAACGTGGTTCCCCAAGTCTTACAAAATGAGTTCACTTGTATATATTTTTCAATTCCTACGAACTGAAATTCGAGAATGTTCACATCCAGATCTGCATTCCTGGCACACTACATCTGGTAATGGTCCAATCATACACAAGGACATGATTGAATGGGTACAATCCGGTAATGGGCCAAAGAAGAATCATCTGACACGCCAGGCGACTACCATATATGAACTCGCCTCTCCTGGAAGGCAATGGCGTCCTACGAGGAGGAATATCGCCTCTGCTGCCGTAGCAGCTGGCACCAGTGGGCATCAATCCAGCGAAAATGAATCGCCATAGCATACACACGTACATTAGGAGCGAACCCCATTCATATTACTGATACAGCTTAGTGTGCATTATATGATGTTACAAATTTTATAAGATTTTTTTGAAGCCAATTTTAGAAGATTTCAAAGAAAATTTAGATAACTGTGACACAAGTGCACCAGATACAGAACGAGTTCAATGGACAACTCGGTTTTTCCAATCCAATCCGTGGGGTTTCCCATCGCCACATAAGTATTTAACAGATACCACCACTTCTTTTAACTCCAAAGAAATGTAAGGACATTACTTTCGTATCAAAACAACGGAGAAAGCTCATATCAAACACTCCATTTCCCAAATAAATGTCAaaactgatgaggacatcaacaccaacgatacatccacgccgacacaagtaccaatttctggtcctattactcgcgcccttgctcgtcaacttaatcatcaggTGAGTTCATTCTTGAGTTTATATCCATCATGGAGACATGTGCattcttgttttggttaggaaccagggagaagaccgaaagggaaaagaaTTCGCGCAGGCTGCATTCGAACTGCACAACAACACCAATTTGTGACGGTCACCACGGTTGCATACGCACTCGGATTGGGGCCTttaagtacttcatggaatccttatgaagtctattggatctggactcaagtcTATATCTGTTATGAGGTGGCCGCAATGATTAAATTACTACCGAGAGATTTTTCTATCCAAAGGTGTTGCGccgccttattttggcctaatgggtcgtgtatcaagttgggtccattagagATGCGTCCTAGGGTTAGatcatgaccccaacaccctggtggCCGTCCTCCCAcgttcatataccccttagccaccaCCACGAACAGTTGAattttgtttagattaagtttagcttttATTACTTGTAAGCACACGTGCTGGATCAGCGGCCCGTCTTCTTGTCTTTGGAACCCCACTAtaattgagattgagtttgaaaccttcatctacatctagtaattcagtacttgttatacttgtttttgctagttcttcgattgcttgtaggatgggtgccctagtggccgggtgacgcgctccacaagatcacgacagccattggaggtggtgtatcggttgctaagacGTAGcatccttggaaggctgtagtcgggccatgAACATCGTTTCCATCCACAATTTGAATTATCCCACACcctctcattgaaagatcgggaatcaaccctagtgggttcctatcagttggtaatcagagcaaggtttatcggtaaGAGAATTCCAATCCTTCACTGTTTTAATTTTCCTATAGtccaaaaaagtaaaaaaaatagtagattagtttacctgCATATTTCCCGGTCAGCCTGTGGCAACGGTGTCCCTTGTACAGGTACGAACGGTGTCCCTCGTACGGTGTCCCGGCAATGTGCATCAAGCATACCGCGGTGTACGAAATGCCATCACCCCCGTCGTGGGACTGGGAGCAGCACACATCGCATTCACGTGGATGGGTCATCAGCCatgggagggagcggcgggagcTCTGGAAGGACGGCCGTTCCACACTCCGGGTGCAGCGGGCTGCGCACGGAGAATGTGCCCTTGACGTTGACGATGAGGCAGCCATTGCGGCAGTCCGACACGGCATCGCAGGACCATTCGTCATCCGATACGAACCTGGCGCGGCGGATGATGGCGGCGAGCAGTGGGGCCTGCGGCATCCGCATGAAGTGCAGGGACGTGTGGTGATCCGGGTCGTGGGTGACGAAGTAGAAGCCGAGGGGgcggggccggtggaggcggcggaagcggcggaggaaggcgcGGTCAGAGGCGTTGATAGGTTGGGAGGCCCAGGCGGAGCAGGATCTCGCGGAGGAGGTCGTCGTTACCGAGCACAACGTCGACCACGGCCGCCACATCCCGCTCCATTATGCGACCAGATGGCAAAGACGAGCGCGTGGATTTGGCTGGAATTTTGCtttctctattttttaactGATCTGGGTGGATTTTGGGGACAAGTAGCATAGCCGAAGCACTAGGGATTAGAGTAACTCCAAAAGACTACTAATCTTACCTCTAATATCTTCTTTACGGggtaaatgaaaaaaaaggaactccAACAGTTCCCCCCAAACCTCCGCCAATCTTTTCGCGTTCCCGTTCCTCCACCAATCGCGATTCCCACGCGTGAGCACCCTTCCCGCGCGGCCTCTTCCCCCGCGCGCAGCAGCGGCTGCGGGGAGAGCGGTAGGACGAGGggtggcaggcggcggcgggtcggggCAGCGTCCGGGTGGACGGCAAGCGCCAGGCGGTGGTGGGTCGAGGCGAGCGCCAGGCGGCGGTAGGGCAAGGATGCGCCAGGGGCTTGCTACCGGCGGGGCGAGCGGTGGGGCtaggggcggcggtggtggggcaAGGATGTAGGACTGCCGCGCAGGTTCTGCCGGCCTGAGTCCTCCGTGCGCAAGGAGGGGCTGGTAGCGTGAGTCCTAGCGGTGTGATGAGGATTTTGATGGGTACCAAGCGCAGGGGCTGGCGATGCGATGGTGATGGAAAAAAAAGCAACGGATCCTAATGGACCCAATACGATAACGTGGCCTATTTTGAATTATTGGGGATAAGTTTTTAGCGATTTTCTATGGGCTGATATGTTCTTAGGGGAAAActttttagcatagcccccaatacCTCGTTTTGAAGAAGAATATTTTGAGGAACTTTTGAAGTTGTTCTTAGTTTGGTCCCGGGAAAGGCAAAAATCAGAGCATGCGTTGAACGGGACACAGGATGCTTTTTGTTTGGATCCAACGTCAGTTGCTTTGGGCACGTGACTGTCTTTTTTATGTCCTTTCCTAAGAAGAGAACTCCGGTCATGGGGGTGGCACTGAGGTTGTGATGGCTTTGGCTTCGATGAAAGCTTGGTCAGCCTTTGAAATTCTCGCAGGGCATGTTGGAGAAATCCTTCTTCAACGCTTCTATTTCGGTCCTAGTGGGAAATGGTGAGTAGACCCTCTTTTGGATGGATAATTGGATTGACGGATGCTCCATAAAGACCTTGGCGTCAAATCTTTAGGCGGCCATCTCTGCGCGTATAAGAACTCTCGAACGGTGTGGAATGGGCTCTTAAACCGGCGTTGGGTGAGGGACATCATCCATGCCCGCACGGTCCAGGTGGTGACTCGATACTTACGCGTATGGGACCGGATACACAGCTGGTCGCTAACCCAAGAGCAGGATAGATTCATTTGGAAATGGTCGACCTCACGAGAATTCTCCTATGCTTTTGCATACCGTGCACTCTTTCTCAGGTGCACATGGATGCTGGGAGCTGACCAGCTATGGAAAACACAAATCCTAGGGAAATGTCATTTTTTTGGTTAGCTAGTACTTCATGGTCATTGCTGGACTTCGAATCGACTCCGCTGACATGGCCCACCTGACAGAGATGATTGTGCGTTGTGCGCCTAGGAAGTCGAAACTCTAGACCACCTCCTCATTGGATGCGCCTATAGTCGGGAAACTTGGTTCCGAGTTCTGAGGAGCTTCCAACTAGAAGCGGTGGCCCCACAAATGGAGCAATCATTAGTTGAATGGTGGACTCCCGCTTGGAAAAGGATAGCAAAGGTTCGACGCAAAGGTTTTGACTCCATAGCTTGGTTGGTAGACCGTGGTGTGAAAATGAACTAGAAACCAGACCGCGGTGTGCAGCAGCTTACTCAGAAACTAAACGCTAGCCTATTTTTTATGGCGGTTGCAGTGGCAAATGAATGGGAGCTCCTATATGTCTTCCGGAAGGTAGATGAGTAACTCATCTTTAAAGTCCACATTAGCTCATGCACAATAATTTTTAACATCCATCAACATTTGTTTACattcatcaatatttttttaaaaaagtctgAGTTAATTGTTATCAACATTTCTTAATAttgaccaacatttttttatatgtaccaacatttttctctaacttttttacattctgctcaacaattttttacatgcaccaactttttttttcactcaccaacattttttgctcaatattttttatattcaccaacttttttacataaaaatgttgagatagttaATCTAAAATATTGAGATAGTTTGTTGGGCCGTTGTTGGCTGTTATTAGGCTGCTGCTGGGTTGGGTTACAGATGGTTGAAGGGGTGAAGGGGAGGGAGCAACAAAGAGGCAAGGAAGCCGTAGTTTCGGGCTATGGCACATGATTCTGGTGATCGCGAGGCCCAAAGTTGACGCGGTCGTTGTCGTTGCTCCGTTGTCGAATTCCTCGTTCTTCAGCTGCAATTTAggagtttggactttggaccCACCTGACGTTGCAAATAGTTCAGAGTAGTATCTGCAGCTTGTGCTGTTCCTCGGTGCCTACATGctagtaacttttttttttgaacgaaagggtacgagagtgtgcctatttcattgataaagaaGGATTACAGCCGGCTAACCGGATAGAAAGAAAAACGAAGGGAGACAGCAAAGAAAAAGCACCCATAGTGTTATGTTTATAATAGAAGGCCCGCTAGATCTCTCGCTCCGGCTGCTATCCAAAGGCCGGACGCTGGTCTTCATCCTGGCGGGGCAGTCCAACAtgagcggccgcggcggcgccaccagCGGCGTCTGGGACGGCGTCGTGCCGCCCGAGtgcgcgccctcgccgcgcaTCCTCCGCCTCTCCCCCGCGCTCCGCTGGGAGGAGGCGCACGAGCCACTGCACGCCGACATCGACGTTGGCAACGTCCTCGGCGTCGGGACTGGCATGCCCTTCGCCcacgccgtgctcgccgccggcaagggCGCGGAGGCCACCGTGGGGCTCGTCCCCTGCGCGCAGGGCGGCACGCCCCTCGCCAACTGGACGCGGGGCACGGAGCTGTACGAGCGGATGGTGACGCGCGCCagggcggccatggccggctGCAACGGAGGCGGCGAGCTGGCCGCCATTCTATGGTACCAGGGGGAGACCGACGCCATGAAGCGGGAGGACGCCGAGCTCTACCAGGGGCGCATGGAGGCGCTCGTGCGCGACGTCCGCCGCGACCTCGGCCGGCCGGATCTCCTCGTCATCCAGGTCGGGATTGCGACTGCGCAGTACAACGGCAAGTTCCTCGGCCGTGTGAGGGAAGCTCAGAAGGCAGTCACGGCCACGGTCCCGAATGTCAAGTACGTCGACGCCATGGGGTTGCCCATTGCGAGCGATAAGACGCATCTTACCACTGAAGCTCAGGTCCAGCTCGGGAACATGCTAGCCAAGTCGTATCTAGAAACGCTGTAATAATCTTTCGATCGGCATGTAACTTTTTATAAGAAACATGGGATTATATGCAATTAAGCAATGCATTTGATTAGGAAACGGACAGAACAAGACATATGTGTATCTGTGAAACTCTGAGCGAAGCTTTAAAATTTCGGGTGATAAAATAGTTTACCGAACCTTACTGATAAACGGGATTATTGGGTTTACTGATATTTTATCAGTGATAAATTAATCCCTCTACATACAATCCTATTActaccttcttcctttcttttgcgAACCACTGGATCACAGGAAAATCACGGCCAatacttttttttcaaaaagtaaCGGCAGCCCTGCCAAATCATTTAAGAAGGAATACGCTCGTGGGATGTGGGACCGCTGGTGCCCAATCCTCGAGTAGCGGGTCAATGGCCCAAACTGCATACAACCTCGTATACAAACAAGTAGCCCATCATCAGCGGCAGCGCCAGCGCCATGCGACATGTTGTGTATGGGTCAACAATTTGGGCCGCGAGGAAATGAATTAGGCCTAGCGCAGGCCGTGGGCTTGACCCATTCGATTTCTTTCAATAGGTCGGTAACCGACCGATAGGTAGAGGAAGCCTCGTACCACCAATTCGTAACCCTAAATCCTCTTTGGTTTGGTCTCTGGATCTGGAGGAATCCGGAAGCCGCCGCTCAGTCCCGCACAcctctcgccgcctccgcctccgcctccgcctccgcctccccctctCCTTGCCGGCCGCGGGTCTCCAGCGTCTTCGTCGGTAAGGCACCTCATCACCTTACAAATCCCCCGAGGTTGGATTCCCCCTGGCCCTTCTAATTTAATTTCCCGATCTGCTG contains:
- the LOC101770869 gene encoding probable carbohydrate esterase At4g34215, whose product is MSGRGGATSGVWDGVVPPECAPSPRILRLSPALRWEEAHEPLHADIDVGNVLGVGTGMPFAHAVLAAGKGAEATVGLVPCAQGGTPLANWTRGTELYERMVTRARAAMAGCNGGGELAAILWYQGETDAMKREDAELYQGRMEALVRDVRRDLGRPDLLVIQVGIATAQYNGKFLGRVREAQKAVTATVPNVKYVDAMGLPIASDKTHLTTEAQVQLGNMLAKSYLETL